The Corallococcus soli genome contains a region encoding:
- a CDS encoding CHAT domain-containing protein, producing MKKKDVLRSARVLRLEQEHEREIHSTPEGRLSSELRERGRGLSGRGRRREALELFQQALALHPALDQGAAAASARHDLGHMVSEDPHASGVGLLTAEKLLRESLESPSRLRVHRRAAQTESSLAVCLRRKVLKWGDTESPSLLDEIEQLYRSAIRRLEPCGVMGVDQLAEVHLNLANVLGAHRNDFDRAVKEYDRAISLALSIERRTGHPMRHVFYQASWAQANLLARQGRKGCAQAERILVAALKEHDLEYENATRIILADVLLQGEAPDRISRAQTLLGQVRPEYLPKKCEEVLHLASVLVRAEALDAALERLNTFIDQAIHRRALTTIADFEADTVSSDFQAAASLAARIHTTQKQDALSAFLVLENTSGLRFAEALADHAWSPDTPLGHRLQDERKKHVGRTYLLDVMARSIERLAPEEQQQMLHGFLSSPEAQDQEPILEDLRHACLQAVPVTHLDSVIQEGVKQVERLTHALLETEPDFEQVNRVLAVDLDPESLLAVLQEHPDHVLLRLDLVEDLLVLGVWLEEGRLVARASSLSIPQALHDLLHHATEEQETFTEDEQLLSLLTQVDLSAALPPGRRRRAVLLPSNAAARLPLVALGLPGSRPIDRFDSLVWLPCLFPLRTRPAPTSPRTEHVVFVPGTETHFHALALPPAPGQEQRLEGALANLEQLQGLASGARVLSIYTHGKHAPGEPPRLLLPNKQELDLTRVTPQLRGAERVELWACQSGTNRSTDPLTPSVNEAFGLDFILLHTGVRSAIGTLWSVPDLVTAVLSRRFRQALSGGRDAAHALAEAQRWWTQEGVSELIRHLREQPSAEAGIAAFAATLGVSLDAGAIAASLRTLGPDEVDGGPLQAKLLSPLSWAGLRFTGLPDRTPGKAWSAPQKRALTDEEQQRLEQFLERKPSQPSFSEFQNGWLAYATKQAQTTPPTPEQAIAVARMLRDRIHSSHQDNLLTALAWLHEALAAPQLRKVDCDRLTVEAAHLWLDVASGESIVPLAPHPVAMARAGKLLTAVPARSSADAAAAHARHGFLRRFVGSLGVDGLETHQKVTLVRFKDALREAIPGTPESLRVATLAVELLATLPEEERGAHASILVRARDIASAAEPRETTVAAYHRLKGALAHHEPDPSRIPRAMTFLTPRELHFTVARMVQAEPPRPGASVLTEVFNEALLRLEGDHWGEPADDGHPLVWTTGTPGEAYRTILKSYLAGHHQGQSDKAAHLIASLQFACDLRVTFLNRLVRQLSWAKRRPDPLFEPLFIILRLRGLLHTVLRDAALLREGPFGEDGLASPHRLDPFTHSAQAIRNGFKGLLDCTAWSLDEVCNARQDRPAQVRTAAFEAVLASTLLEEDAFHRWTKLREGETKAQQELGDEARLVSSYLTPIRKLQVNEDHLRELPEGEAVLGLSLTPLGPAGELLVMASWNDGAERGQQVLRVKAGPVLGGLHLLRQPDAVDTGPRRGESTPRAQGWRSVEETLAPALEAILRTAQRRRRLRWSILAPGVLRALPLLGLRVGGRPLAAQVEALTHRPSLDFYPLMDSERGQRQDFTVCLLAREEEDGTTCFGEAVVRTLRRLRPPELVVAPPAHRGSAIAEVEVLERAAPRIRTLRLYGVGGIETLNDTTALLHLEGGRVLRDRNTHNMLLPRAEVVELWASTSTSGGTGLGDLLRDEADRIPGLAGSFLMNGACAVIDLAWPVHDLVKALVCEGYGMARLQMGHCPHALAQALTRAADILKRLHGEGVRGGVAEVLVALDRLRRDSAERLFQVDPTCLMPFAPSAASPAVAHLSGAGLVEELCQPVHLGAFRWWGT from the coding sequence ATGAAGAAGAAAGACGTCTTGCGCAGCGCCAGGGTGCTTCGCCTGGAGCAGGAGCACGAACGGGAAATCCATTCGACCCCCGAGGGTCGGCTTTCCTCCGAGCTGCGCGAAAGAGGCCGGGGACTCTCCGGACGCGGACGGCGGCGGGAGGCCCTGGAACTCTTCCAGCAGGCGCTTGCGCTGCATCCCGCTCTCGACCAGGGCGCAGCAGCCGCATCGGCCCGGCATGACCTGGGGCATATGGTGTCGGAGGACCCCCACGCATCGGGAGTGGGACTTCTCACTGCGGAGAAACTGCTGCGCGAGTCCCTGGAGTCTCCGTCCCGCCTCCGGGTCCACCGCCGCGCCGCCCAGACCGAGAGCTCCCTGGCGGTCTGCCTGCGCCGCAAGGTGTTGAAATGGGGGGACACGGAATCACCGTCCCTCCTGGATGAAATCGAGCAGCTCTATCGCAGCGCGATTCGGCGCCTGGAGCCCTGTGGAGTCATGGGCGTCGACCAGTTGGCGGAGGTGCACCTCAACCTCGCCAACGTGCTGGGCGCCCACCGGAATGACTTCGACCGGGCCGTGAAGGAATACGACAGGGCCATCTCCCTCGCCCTTAGCATTGAGCGGCGGACGGGCCACCCCATGCGGCACGTCTTCTACCAGGCCTCCTGGGCCCAAGCGAACCTGCTGGCGCGGCAGGGACGAAAGGGATGCGCCCAGGCTGAACGCATCCTCGTGGCCGCCTTGAAGGAGCACGACCTCGAATACGAGAACGCCACGCGGATCATCCTGGCCGATGTCCTGCTCCAGGGAGAGGCCCCTGACCGGATTTCCAGGGCCCAGACGCTCCTCGGGCAGGTCCGTCCGGAATACCTGCCGAAGAAATGCGAGGAGGTCCTGCACTTGGCGTCCGTCCTGGTCCGCGCCGAGGCCCTGGACGCCGCCCTCGAGCGGTTGAACACATTCATCGACCAGGCCATCCACAGACGTGCTCTCACCACCATCGCGGACTTCGAAGCGGACACCGTCTCCAGCGACTTCCAGGCCGCCGCATCACTGGCGGCGCGGATCCATACGACGCAGAAGCAGGACGCCTTGAGCGCCTTCCTCGTCCTGGAGAACACCAGCGGCCTGCGCTTCGCTGAGGCACTCGCCGACCACGCATGGAGCCCCGACACGCCGCTCGGTCACCGGCTGCAGGACGAGCGGAAGAAGCACGTGGGCCGGACCTACCTGCTCGACGTCATGGCGAGAAGCATCGAACGGTTGGCTCCCGAGGAGCAGCAACAAATGCTCCACGGATTTCTCTCCAGTCCGGAGGCCCAGGACCAGGAGCCCATCCTGGAGGACCTGCGGCACGCCTGCCTCCAGGCTGTCCCCGTCACCCACCTCGATTCGGTCATCCAGGAAGGCGTGAAACAGGTCGAGCGGCTGACCCACGCGCTCCTGGAGACCGAGCCCGACTTCGAGCAGGTCAATCGCGTGCTCGCAGTCGACCTGGACCCCGAAAGCCTGCTCGCGGTGCTGCAAGAGCATCCGGACCACGTCCTGCTCCGGCTGGATCTCGTCGAGGATTTGCTGGTACTGGGCGTTTGGCTCGAAGAGGGGCGGCTCGTTGCGCGTGCCAGCTCCCTCTCCATTCCCCAGGCACTGCACGACCTGCTGCACCACGCCACGGAGGAGCAAGAAACCTTCACGGAGGACGAGCAGCTCCTGTCCCTCCTCACCCAGGTGGACCTGTCCGCCGCGCTTCCCCCAGGACGCAGGCGCCGTGCCGTGCTGCTACCATCCAATGCCGCGGCGAGACTGCCGCTCGTGGCCCTGGGCCTACCGGGTTCCCGCCCCATCGACCGTTTCGATTCCCTGGTCTGGCTGCCCTGCCTCTTCCCACTGCGGACCCGCCCCGCCCCCACGTCCCCCCGCACCGAGCACGTCGTCTTCGTTCCGGGAACGGAGACCCACTTCCACGCGCTCGCATTGCCACCGGCCCCCGGACAGGAGCAGCGGCTGGAGGGAGCACTCGCGAACCTCGAGCAACTCCAAGGCCTGGCCTCCGGCGCCAGGGTCCTCAGCATCTACACCCACGGGAAGCATGCCCCCGGCGAGCCGCCACGCCTCCTGCTCCCGAACAAGCAGGAGCTGGACCTCACCCGAGTCACTCCCCAGCTCAGGGGGGCGGAGCGGGTGGAGCTGTGGGCATGCCAGTCCGGAACCAACCGGTCCACGGATCCCCTGACCCCCTCTGTCAACGAAGCCTTCGGCCTGGACTTCATCCTGCTGCATACCGGAGTCCGGAGCGCCATCGGAACACTGTGGTCGGTCCCGGACCTCGTCACCGCCGTGCTGTCCCGCCGGTTCCGCCAAGCTTTGTCCGGGGGGCGTGACGCCGCGCATGCACTCGCGGAGGCGCAGCGCTGGTGGACCCAGGAAGGGGTCTCCGAACTGATCCGCCACCTGCGCGAGCAGCCCTCGGCCGAGGCCGGCATCGCGGCCTTCGCGGCGACCCTGGGGGTCTCGCTCGACGCCGGTGCAATCGCCGCCTCCCTCCGAACGTTGGGACCCGATGAGGTCGACGGGGGGCCGCTCCAGGCGAAGCTGCTGAGCCCACTCTCGTGGGCAGGCCTCCGCTTCACCGGCCTGCCGGACCGGACGCCGGGGAAAGCCTGGTCCGCGCCCCAGAAGCGAGCCCTTACGGACGAAGAGCAACAGCGCTTGGAGCAGTTCCTGGAGCGGAAGCCTTCTCAACCCTCCTTCTCCGAGTTCCAGAATGGATGGCTCGCGTACGCGACGAAACAGGCGCAGACGACCCCTCCTACGCCCGAGCAGGCCATTGCGGTGGCGCGCATGCTGCGCGATCGGATCCACTCCTCCCATCAGGACAACCTGCTCACCGCGCTGGCCTGGCTGCACGAAGCGCTCGCCGCGCCCCAGCTAAGGAAGGTGGACTGCGACCGACTGACCGTGGAAGCCGCACACCTCTGGCTCGACGTGGCCTCAGGGGAGTCAATCGTCCCCCTCGCGCCGCACCCGGTGGCCATGGCCCGCGCGGGGAAGCTCCTGACGGCCGTGCCCGCCAGAAGCAGCGCGGACGCCGCTGCGGCCCATGCGCGCCATGGGTTCCTGAGACGGTTCGTGGGCTCGCTGGGGGTCGACGGGCTCGAGACCCACCAGAAGGTGACGCTCGTCCGGTTCAAGGACGCCCTGCGCGAAGCCATCCCCGGCACACCGGAATCACTGCGCGTCGCAACCCTCGCCGTCGAGTTGCTCGCCACCCTCCCGGAGGAGGAGCGGGGAGCGCATGCGAGCATCCTCGTCCGGGCGCGCGACATCGCCTCGGCCGCAGAGCCACGGGAGACGACGGTGGCCGCCTACCACCGCTTGAAGGGAGCCCTCGCCCACCACGAGCCCGACCCCTCGCGCATCCCGCGGGCGATGACCTTCCTCACGCCCCGAGAGCTCCACTTCACGGTCGCCCGGATGGTCCAAGCCGAACCGCCCCGCCCGGGCGCGTCGGTCCTCACCGAGGTCTTCAACGAAGCACTCCTGCGGCTTGAGGGGGACCACTGGGGCGAGCCGGCCGACGACGGCCATCCACTGGTGTGGACGACGGGGACTCCAGGCGAGGCCTACCGGACGATCTTGAAGTCCTATCTGGCCGGTCACCACCAGGGCCAGTCCGACAAGGCCGCGCACCTCATCGCGAGCTTGCAGTTCGCGTGCGACCTGCGCGTCACTTTCCTGAACCGGCTTGTCAGGCAGCTTTCGTGGGCGAAGCGCAGGCCAGACCCGCTCTTCGAGCCTCTCTTCATCATCCTCCGCCTCAGAGGACTCCTGCACACCGTCCTGCGCGATGCGGCGTTGTTGCGCGAGGGACCATTCGGGGAGGACGGGCTCGCCAGCCCCCACCGCCTGGATCCGTTCACCCATTCCGCGCAGGCGATTCGAAACGGTTTCAAGGGTCTCCTGGACTGCACTGCCTGGAGCCTCGACGAGGTCTGCAACGCGCGACAGGACAGACCTGCCCAGGTGCGCACGGCGGCCTTCGAGGCCGTCCTTGCCTCCACCCTGTTGGAGGAAGACGCATTCCACCGCTGGACGAAACTGAGGGAAGGCGAGACCAAAGCCCAGCAGGAACTCGGGGACGAAGCCCGGCTGGTTTCGAGCTACCTGACGCCGATCCGCAAGCTCCAGGTGAACGAGGATCACCTGCGCGAGCTTCCGGAGGGCGAAGCCGTGCTCGGACTCTCACTGACGCCTCTGGGACCGGCGGGCGAATTGCTGGTGATGGCGAGTTGGAACGACGGCGCCGAACGGGGACAACAGGTCCTCCGTGTCAAGGCCGGTCCGGTCCTAGGGGGTCTCCACCTCCTGCGCCAACCCGATGCGGTGGATACCGGCCCGCGCCGGGGAGAATCGACTCCTCGCGCACAGGGATGGCGCTCCGTCGAGGAAACCCTCGCGCCCGCCTTAGAGGCCATCCTGCGTACGGCTCAGCGCCGGCGCAGGCTGCGCTGGAGTATCCTCGCCCCGGGAGTTCTGAGGGCGCTGCCACTGCTCGGCCTGCGCGTGGGAGGACGTCCTCTCGCCGCCCAGGTGGAAGCCCTCACGCATCGGCCCTCCCTGGACTTCTATCCCCTGATGGACTCCGAACGTGGGCAGCGCCAGGACTTCACGGTGTGCCTGCTGGCCCGCGAGGAGGAGGACGGCACGACATGCTTCGGAGAGGCCGTGGTGAGAACACTGCGCCGGCTGCGCCCGCCGGAGCTCGTCGTGGCCCCGCCCGCGCACCGTGGCTCCGCCATTGCGGAGGTGGAGGTCCTTGAGCGCGCTGCGCCCCGCATCCGCACGCTGCGCCTCTACGGCGTGGGAGGCATTGAAACCCTGAACGACACGACGGCCCTGTTGCACTTGGAGGGCGGAAGGGTCCTGAGGGACCGAAACACTCACAACATGCTCCTTCCCCGGGCAGAGGTGGTCGAACTCTGGGCCAGCACCAGCACATCAGGGGGAACGGGCCTTGGCGACCTGCTACGGGACGAGGCGGATCGCATCCCGGGGCTCGCGGGGAGCTTCCTGATGAACGGCGCGTGCGCTGTCATCGACCTCGCCTGGCCGGTCCACGACCTCGTCAAGGCGCTGGTCTGCGAAGGCTATGGGATGGCGCGACTGCAAATGGGCCACTGCCCGCATGCGCTGGCCCAGGCGCTCACGCGTGCCGCCGACATCCTGAAGCGGCTGCACGGCGAGGGAGTCCGCGGCGGCGTGGCGGAGGTGCTCGTCGCCCTTGACCGGTTGCGACGGGACTCCGCCGAGCGCCTCTTCCAGGTGGATCCGACGTGCCTCATGCCCTTCGCGCCCAGCGCGGCCTCTCCGGCGGTCGCGCACCTGTCGGGAGCCGGGCTCGTCGAGGAGCTTTGTCAGCCGGTGCACCTGGGCGCCTTCCGCTGGTGGGGGACCTGA
- a CDS encoding sensor histidine kinase: MARLHDSPAPSSPRRTPPGHGSILDAVLTSMGEGVLVADEHQRLVFINPKGEHILGVGAKDVPVSRWPAHFGLYLPDQVTPYPIERLPMSRALRGETVGRTEIFLRNAARPAGTWLNVSSNPVRDEAGVVRGGVSIVSDVTDHKATEDALREGREKYRSLYNNTPVMMHSIDQQGRLISVSDRWLTTLGYEREEVLGHDSVDFLTPESRRYAREVILPEYFRTGACWNVPYQLVKKGGQPIDVLLSAIAEQDSSGRVVRSLAVIIDVTERKRTEEALLESEKRLRSILDNAPTVFFLLDTQERFMFVNREWERLFHRTRQQVAGRTVFDVFPQEIAETLHHANRRILQTGIPVEREERLAHDDGIHVHLTQKFPLFDATGTAYALCGIATDITERKKMEVSQRFLAEASRELVTSLDHETTFQRVAELAVPALADLCVVFVRTDGALLRPVAVADSAPSRAADVREFLRRHPPASGAPHGPSRVLSTGRSETSETSEGLLDPVALDGERWAGVRTLLDRPSLGVPLQARGRTLGVLFLISPKPGRAYAPTELALTEELGRRAAVAIDNAQLYCSAQESIRARDEFLSIASHELKTPLTSMKLRVQQLKSALTAPPPLPREKVEKMLEVFEDQLQRLARLAEHLLDVSRINERRLDLRLEEMDLVAVARDVADHLAEQLRKTGCEFELVAREPVRGRWDRLRLEQVMLNLLTNAMKYGAGRPIRMEVALHERKARLTVEDHGMGIPPEAQGRIFERFERAASRNYGGLGLGLFITRQLVEAHGGTISVDSTPGLGAKFTVELPPCPLAH, encoded by the coding sequence ATGGCTCGCCTGCACGACAGCCCAGCGCCTTCATCCCCGCGTCGCACGCCGCCAGGGCACGGCAGCATCCTTGATGCCGTCCTCACCAGCATGGGCGAAGGCGTGCTGGTGGCGGATGAGCACCAGCGCCTGGTGTTCATCAACCCGAAGGGGGAGCACATCCTGGGCGTGGGGGCCAAGGACGTGCCCGTCAGCCGGTGGCCAGCACACTTCGGGCTCTACCTGCCGGACCAGGTCACGCCCTATCCCATCGAGCGCCTGCCCATGAGCCGGGCCCTGCGCGGCGAGACGGTCGGCCGCACGGAGATCTTCCTGCGCAACGCCGCGAGGCCAGCGGGCACCTGGCTGAACGTCAGCTCGAATCCGGTTCGCGACGAGGCTGGCGTGGTCCGTGGCGGTGTCTCCATCGTCAGCGACGTCACCGACCACAAGGCGACCGAGGATGCGTTGCGCGAGGGTCGTGAGAAGTACCGCTCGCTCTACAACAACACGCCCGTGATGATGCACTCCATCGACCAGCAGGGGCGGCTCATCAGCGTCAGCGACCGCTGGTTGACCACCCTGGGCTATGAGCGCGAGGAAGTGCTCGGCCACGACTCGGTGGATTTCCTGACGCCCGAGTCCCGGCGGTACGCCCGCGAGGTCATCCTCCCCGAATACTTCAGGACGGGGGCGTGCTGGAACGTGCCGTACCAGCTCGTGAAGAAGGGCGGGCAGCCCATCGACGTCCTCCTGTCCGCCATCGCGGAGCAGGACAGCTCCGGGAGGGTGGTGCGCTCACTCGCGGTGATCATCGACGTGACCGAGCGGAAGCGGACGGAGGAGGCGCTGCTCGAAAGCGAGAAGCGGCTGCGCTCCATCCTGGACAACGCGCCGACCGTGTTCTTCCTGCTGGATACGCAGGAGCGCTTCATGTTTGTGAACCGCGAGTGGGAGCGGCTCTTCCACCGCACCCGACAACAGGTCGCCGGGCGGACCGTCTTCGATGTCTTCCCCCAAGAGATCGCGGAGACCCTGCACCACGCCAACCGGCGTATCCTCCAGACGGGCATTCCCGTGGAGCGGGAGGAGCGGCTGGCGCACGACGACGGGATCCACGTCCACCTCACGCAGAAGTTCCCGCTCTTCGACGCCACCGGGACGGCCTATGCGCTCTGCGGAATCGCCACCGACATCACCGAGCGCAAGAAGATGGAGGTCTCACAGCGCTTCCTGGCCGAGGCGAGCCGCGAGCTGGTGACGTCGCTCGACCATGAGACCACGTTCCAGCGCGTCGCCGAGCTGGCGGTGCCCGCGCTGGCGGACCTGTGTGTCGTCTTCGTGCGCACGGACGGGGCGCTCCTGCGGCCGGTGGCGGTGGCGGACAGTGCGCCGTCCCGCGCCGCGGACGTGCGGGAGTTCCTCCGACGCCACCCGCCTGCGTCGGGGGCCCCCCATGGCCCGAGCCGGGTCCTGTCCACCGGAAGGTCGGAGACCTCCGAAACGTCCGAGGGCCTGCTGGACCCCGTGGCCCTGGACGGCGAACGGTGGGCAGGGGTGCGGACGCTGCTGGACAGGCCATCGCTCGGGGTGCCGCTCCAGGCCCGAGGACGCACCCTGGGCGTGCTGTTCCTCATCTCCCCCAAGCCGGGACGGGCGTATGCGCCGACGGAGCTGGCGCTGACGGAGGAGCTGGGTCGTCGGGCCGCCGTCGCCATCGACAATGCCCAGCTCTACTGTTCTGCGCAGGAGTCCATCCGCGCGCGGGATGAGTTCCTGTCCATTGCCTCCCATGAGCTGAAGACCCCGCTGACCTCCATGAAGCTGCGAGTGCAGCAGCTGAAGTCCGCCCTCACGGCCCCGCCTCCGCTGCCCAGGGAGAAGGTCGAGAAGATGCTGGAGGTCTTCGAGGACCAGCTCCAGCGGCTGGCGCGGCTGGCGGAGCACCTGCTCGACGTCTCCCGCATCAACGAGCGGCGGCTCGACCTGCGCCTGGAGGAGATGGACCTGGTGGCGGTTGCGCGGGACGTGGCGGACCACCTCGCGGAGCAACTGCGGAAGACGGGCTGCGAGTTCGAGCTGGTGGCGCGGGAGCCGGTGCGGGGGCGTTGGGACCGGCTGCGCCTGGAGCAGGTCATGCTCAACCTGCTGACCAACGCGATGAAGTATGGCGCGGGGCGGCCCATCCGGATGGAGGTGGCGCTCCACGAGCGAAAGGCACGGCTCACCGTCGAGGACCATGGCATGGGCATTCCACCCGAGGCCCAGGGCCGCATCTTCGAGCGCTTCGAGCGCGCCGCCTCCCGCAACTATGGAGGGCTCGGGTTGGGGCTCTTCATCACGCGACAGCTCGTCGAAGCCCACGGCGGAACCATCTCCGTGGACAGCACGCCGGGGCTCGGTGCGAAGTTCACCGTGGAGCTGCCGCCGTGCCCCCTGGCGCACTGA
- a CDS encoding MmyB family transcriptional regulator, with translation MRDADDRDAMGARHATARRKVATGAVSELGALLKEWRALRGKSQLTLALDAEVSPRHLAFIESGRTAPSLDMVLRLADALLLGLRERNVLLVAAGYAPQFGEGAWDSEELKELRQAATMILAAHDPHPALVLNAASTVLDANVGALTLMGEGREALGRVNLMDLVFAPGRVRSAIGNWQEVAGFLLYRLRENARLRGPHSEVARVLARVLTFPDARNLPPMPGGSGAVLVPLTFTLNGVTSHWFTTVTTFGAPLHAMAEEITIEQFHPR, from the coding sequence ATGCGTGATGCGGATGACAGGGACGCGATGGGCGCCAGGCACGCCACGGCGCGACGAAAGGTCGCGACGGGGGCCGTCAGCGAGCTGGGCGCGCTGTTGAAGGAGTGGCGCGCGTTGCGTGGCAAGAGCCAGCTCACCCTGGCGCTCGACGCCGAGGTCTCCCCCCGCCACCTGGCCTTCATCGAGTCGGGCCGGACGGCGCCCAGTCTGGACATGGTGCTGCGGCTGGCCGACGCGCTGCTGCTCGGCCTGCGGGAGCGCAACGTCCTGCTCGTGGCGGCGGGCTACGCGCCGCAGTTCGGTGAAGGCGCCTGGGACAGCGAGGAGCTGAAGGAGCTTCGTCAGGCGGCGACGATGATTCTCGCGGCGCACGACCCCCACCCTGCCCTGGTGCTCAACGCGGCCTCGACGGTGCTCGACGCGAACGTCGGCGCGCTCACGTTGATGGGAGAGGGGCGAGAGGCGCTCGGGAGGGTCAACCTGATGGACCTGGTCTTCGCCCCGGGGCGGGTGCGTTCGGCCATCGGGAACTGGCAGGAGGTGGCGGGGTTCCTGCTCTACCGGCTGCGGGAGAACGCCCGGCTGCGCGGCCCCCACTCCGAGGTCGCACGCGTGCTGGCGCGCGTGCTCACCTTCCCCGACGCGCGGAACCTCCCGCCGATGCCCGGCGGCTCAGGGGCCGTGCTGGTGCCGTTGACCTTCACCCTCAACGGCGTCACCTCGCACTGGTTCACCACGGTCACCACCTTCGGGGCCCCCCTGCATGCGATGGCCGAGGAGATCACCATCGAGCAGTTTCACCCGCGCTGA
- a CDS encoding RidA family protein — protein MTSVKHQPILSPDLPKPAGPYSPGMQLDRLLFISGQAARDPSTGVQAEGIEAQTEQVLRNLERILVAGGSSLQHVLRCGVFLVDMQEFARMNTVYERVFAGHRPARTTVQVSALPEAGLRVEIDCIAYVP, from the coding sequence ATGACGTCCGTGAAGCATCAGCCCATCCTCTCGCCGGATCTGCCCAAGCCGGCGGGCCCGTACTCTCCTGGCATGCAGTTGGACCGGCTGCTCTTCATCTCCGGACAGGCCGCCAGGGACCCTTCCACCGGCGTGCAGGCGGAGGGCATCGAGGCGCAGACGGAGCAGGTGCTGCGCAACCTGGAGCGCATCCTCGTGGCCGGCGGCTCCAGCCTCCAGCACGTCCTGCGCTGCGGCGTCTTCCTGGTGGACATGCAGGAATTCGCCCGGATGAACACCGTCTACGAGCGCGTCTTCGCCGGCCACCGGCCCGCGCGCACCACCGTGCAGGTGTCCGCGCTTCCAGAGGCGGGGCTGCGCGTGGAGATTGATTGCATCGCCTACGTGCCCTGA
- a CDS encoding bacteriocin fulvocin C-related protein — translation MFKSSSKAIILTFTMALGCATVFLPSRASAQECAEARAWVEANANQLPTAYAEFARYSMTYRKAIFSSLSPEVRSELWKQHFKQYLDAHPDLNKAQVEFIQEALAALSPALFTTPAAPASGNTAQATLKEKATALFGAEEARRLLATLGPPDQRAGAVTDANCSCSTASDYCVPLTFCTLGTSCTYTAWGCGTNWVYACNGDCLY, via the coding sequence ATGTTCAAATCTAGCTCAAAAGCCATCATCCTGACGTTCACCATGGCGCTCGGCTGCGCAACGGTGTTCCTCCCTAGCCGTGCCTCTGCCCAGGAATGCGCGGAGGCGCGGGCCTGGGTCGAAGCGAATGCCAACCAGCTTCCGACTGCCTATGCGGAGTTCGCTCGCTACTCGATGACCTACCGCAAGGCCATCTTCTCCTCGCTCTCCCCTGAGGTCAGAAGCGAACTCTGGAAGCAGCACTTCAAGCAGTACCTTGACGCGCATCCCGACCTGAACAAGGCACAGGTGGAGTTCATCCAGGAGGCTCTGGCAGCCCTCTCCCCGGCGCTCTTCACGACGCCGGCCGCCCCGGCCTCTGGGAACACGGCGCAAGCGACACTGAAGGAGAAGGCCACCGCGTTGTTCGGTGCGGAGGAAGCCAGACGGCTCCTTGCCACCCTGGGGCCGCCGGATCAGCGGGCGGGGGCCGTGACGGATGCCAATTGCAGCTGCAGCACTGCTTCTGACTACTGCGTTCCCCTGACGTTCTGCACCCTTGGCACGAGCTGCACCTACACGGCATGGGGCTGCGGGACCAACTGGGTTTATGCCTGCAATGGTGACTGCCTGTACTGA
- a CDS encoding neutral/alkaline non-lysosomal ceramidase N-terminal domain-containing protein: MKPLLRSRLRRWGLLLLSITVMYMAASRDWCALRRDARPTVQASISAKGKLYAGAGRQELIPPFPIAAAGYGPFRPSAHSAQAPLFARALVLQVDELRIGVVAVDLLTPPSPAMHEVHKAVQDLGLSELWVVATHTHSSMGSYEPDALFQLSGVGPYREAARAALVHAITGALQEAASSLVPAILETGEGEAPELVSSRNQDEPQVDTRVTRAVFRSAQKKIAEVTIFSAHPTLFPRAVGALSPDYPGHYSQIIEETEGGVALFWQGAVGNARSRLEQPDGSASSHVEQFATRLAHVVRSIRLQSWESPGLSFIRMNVPLPAADTRRLVPGLLVGIGNNLLCWNAPAEAGVSLIALGPLRLLAIPGEATFSAGRELEEAAHATRTVSLVNGYIGYMDSSEHVENAGGESRLQYFGPELLDTFIRAAALTREAPRQ, translated from the coding sequence GTGAAGCCGCTCCTCCGTTCCAGGCTCAGGCGATGGGGGCTCCTCCTCCTCTCAATCACTGTCATGTACATGGCTGCTTCCCGGGACTGGTGTGCCCTCAGGCGGGACGCAAGGCCGACAGTCCAGGCCTCTATTTCCGCGAAGGGGAAGCTGTATGCTGGAGCGGGCCGACAGGAGTTGATTCCGCCTTTTCCAATCGCCGCCGCCGGTTACGGCCCCTTCCGACCCAGCGCCCACAGCGCACAGGCCCCGCTCTTCGCTCGTGCCCTGGTGTTGCAAGTGGATGAGCTGCGCATCGGTGTTGTTGCGGTGGACCTGCTCACGCCGCCATCCCCTGCCATGCATGAAGTCCACAAGGCCGTCCAAGACCTCGGGCTTTCTGAGCTATGGGTGGTGGCCACCCACACCCACTCATCCATGGGGAGCTATGAGCCAGACGCGCTCTTCCAGCTCAGCGGTGTCGGCCCCTATCGTGAGGCTGCACGCGCGGCCCTTGTCCATGCAATCACGGGCGCTTTGCAGGAGGCAGCCAGCTCTCTCGTTCCAGCAATCCTTGAAACGGGTGAGGGCGAAGCACCCGAACTCGTTTCCTCGCGAAATCAGGACGAACCCCAGGTGGACACCCGGGTTACTCGCGCCGTCTTCCGCTCAGCACAGAAGAAGATCGCGGAGGTGACGATATTCTCTGCCCATCCCACCCTCTTTCCTCGCGCAGTCGGGGCCTTGTCTCCAGACTATCCTGGCCACTACTCACAAATCATTGAAGAAACAGAAGGTGGAGTTGCCCTGTTCTGGCAGGGGGCGGTAGGCAATGCCAGAAGCCGGTTGGAGCAGCCCGACGGCTCCGCCTCCTCCCATGTGGAACAGTTCGCCACCCGGCTTGCCCACGTCGTCAGGAGCATCCGACTCCAATCGTGGGAATCACCAGGACTTTCGTTCATACGAATGAACGTTCCATTGCCTGCCGCGGATACAAGGCGCCTCGTTCCAGGGCTCCTCGTCGGTATCGGAAACAACTTGCTGTGCTGGAACGCGCCAGCGGAAGCCGGGGTCTCCCTCATCGCCCTGGGACCACTCCGCTTGCTGGCCATCCCGGGCGAAGCCACGTTTTCGGCTGGCAGGGAGTTGGAGGAGGCCGCGCACGCCACCCGCACGGTCTCGCTCGTCAATGGATACATCGGCTACATGGACTCGTCAGAACACGTTGAGAACGCGGGAGGAGAGAGCCGGCTTCAGTACTTCGGGCCCGAGCTTCTTGACACGTTCATCCGAGCCGCGGCGCTGACGAGGGAGGCGCCGCGGCAATAG